The following are encoded together in the Glycine soja cultivar W05 chromosome 5, ASM419377v2, whole genome shotgun sequence genome:
- the LOC114413288 gene encoding calcium-dependent protein kinase SK5-like has translation MAAKSSSSSTTNVVTLKAAWVLPQRTQNIREVYEVGRKLGQGQFGTTFECTRRASGGKFACKSIPKRKLLCKEDYEDVWREIQIMHHLSEHAHVVRIEGTYEDSSAVHLVMELCEGGELFDRIVQKGHYSERQAARLIKTIVEVVEACHSLGVMHRDLKPENFLFDTVDEDAKLKATDFGLSVFYKPGESFCDVVGSPYYVAPEVLRKHYGPESDVWSAGVILYILLSGVPPFWAESEPGIFRQILLGKLDFQSEPWPSISDSAKDLIRKMLDQNPKTRLTAHEVLRHPWIVDDNIAPDKPLDSAVLSRLKQFSAMNKLKKMALRVIAERLSEEEIGGLKELFKMIDTDNSGTITFDELKDGLKRVGSELMESEIKDLMDAADIDKSGTIDYGEFIAATVHLNKLEREENLVSAFSYFDKDGSGYITLDEIQQACKDFGLDDVHIDDMIKEIDQDNDGQIDYGEFAAMMRKGNGGIGRRTMRKTLNLRDALGLVDNGSNQVIEGYFK, from the exons ATGGCGGCGAAATCTAGTTCGAGTTCGACAACAAACGTGGTGACTCTGAAGGCGGCGTGGGTTCTCCCGCAGCGCACGCAGAACATCCGTGAGGTGTACGAGGTGGGGCGGAAGTTGGGGCAGGGTCAATTCGGGACTACCTTCGAGTGCACGCGCCGCGCGTCCGGGGGGAAATTCGCGTGCAAGTCAATTCCCAAGCGGAAGCTGCTGTGCAAGGAGGACTACGAGGACGTGTGGCGGGAGATTCAGATAATGCACCACTTGTCGGAGCACGCGCACGTTGTCCGCATCGAAGGGACGTACGAGGATTCCTCGGCGGTGCACCTCGTCATGGAGTTGTGTGAGGGTGGGGAGTTGTTTGACAGGATCGTGCAGAAGGGACACTACAGCGAGAGACAGGCGGCGAGGTTGATAAAGACGATTGTTGAGGTTGTTGAAGCGTGTCACTCGCTTGGGGTCATGCATAGGGACCTCAAGCCTGAGAACTTCCTCTTTGATACTGTTGATGAGGATGCTAAGCTTAAGGCCACTGATTTCGGCTTGTCTGTTTTTTACAAGCCTG GTGAATCCTTTTGTGATGTTGTCGGGAGCCCATACTATGTTGCACCAGAGGTCTTGCGCAAGCACTATGGACCTGAATCAGACGTGTGGAGTGCTGGGGTTATTCTGTACATCTTATTAAGTGGGGTGCCACCATTTTGGGCTG AATCTGAACCAGGGATCTTCCGACAGATTTTACTAGGAAAACTTGATTTTCAATCTGAGCCTTGGCCTAGCATTTCAGACAGTGCCAAGGATCTAATTCGGAAAATGCTTGATCAAAATCCAAAAACAAGGCTTACAGCACATGAAGTACTCC GCCACCCATGGATTGTTGATGACAACATTGCACCTGATAAACCTCTTGATTCTGCAGTTTTATCACGTCTGAAACAATTCTCTGCAatgaataaattgaaaaagatggCATTGCGT GTTATTGCGGAGAGGCTATCTGAAGAAGAAATTGGTGGCCTGAAAGAGTTATTCAAGATGATTGACACAGACAACAGTGGAACGATAACGTTTGATGAGTTAAAAGATGGCTTGAAGCGAGTAGGATCTGAACTTATGGAGTCTGAAATCAAGGATCTTATGGATGCT GCGGATATTGATAAAAGTGGGACAATTGATTATGGTGAATTCATTGCTGCCACTGTTCATTTAAATAAGCTGGAGAGAGAGGAAAACCTAGTGTCAGCCTTCTCGTATTTTGACAAAGATGGCAGTGGTTACATAACCCTTGATGAGATACAACAAGCCTGTAAGGACTTTGGTTTAGATGATGTCCATATTGATGACATGATCAAGGAAATTGATCAAGATAAC GATGGGCAAATAGATTATGGGGAATTTGCTGCCATGATGAGAAAGGGCAATGGAGGAATTGGAAGGCGAACTATGAGAAAAACACTAAATTTAAGAGATGCTCTTGGATTAGTAGACAATGGGTCCAATCAAGTTATTGAGGGCTACTTTAAGTAA
- the LOC114413289 gene encoding VQ motif-containing protein 31-like yields MRMEKPPIYGAASDCKPLTTFVQTNSDAFREVVQRLTGPSEASAAKEGDAKKVATMKRTTSKLHERRKYMKPKVEIVKPTFNYKTGACLSPSKSRSSSFPPSPGSGSSSLLPSPTTPSTLFSLLKILEDEKKQESVMPEVNKEEEEKAIKERRFYLHPSPRAKPGYTEPELLNLFPLASPNASEKV; encoded by the coding sequence ATGAGAATGGAGAAGCCACCAATCTATGGTGCAGCATCAGATTGCAAACCACTAACCACCTTTGTTCAGACAAACTCAGATGCATTCAGGGAAGTAGTACAACGTTTAACAGGTCCCTCGGAAGCAAGTGCAGCAAAAGAAGGAGATGCAAAAAAGGTTGCAACTATGAAAAGGACAACCTCAAAACTCCATGAGAGAAGGAAATACATGAAGCCAAAAGTTGAGATTGTTAAACccacttttaattataaaacaggTGCATGTTTGTCACCCTCTAAGTCAAGAAGTTCTAGCTTTCCTCCAAGCCCTGGATCAGGGAGTTCAAGCCTTCTTCCAAGCCCCACCACCCCTTCAACATTGTTCTCTCTGTTGAAAATTTTGGAAGATGAAAAGAAACAAGAGTCAGTGATGCCTGAAgtgaacaaagaagaagaagagaaagctATCAAAGAGAGGAGATTTTATTTGCATCCATCTCCAAGGGCTAAACCAGGCTACACTGAGCCAGAATTGCTTAATTTGTTTCCTCTGGCATCTCCTAATGCAAGTGAGAAAGTATAA
- the LOC114413290 gene encoding protein SUPPRESSOR OF GENE SILENCING 3-like, with translation MPSQLKVHLAISPFVLLHTTAGDRLRISEKRNSKRGCERPFTMADIGDSSSKGKNVLESLPKIEQLTQGVADVNIESGQDDGEWVVYAKKSKNRARSTTVKPWSPPVHNSRPTGNTKMAHKPVTRNDGGVGRASGSGNPWQSQNANFKRPAGRGNGRPQLTASESESSNNVTSNPVIRPPLEHGWNWQSISGSKQSKSVDDSLVKGEITEESPMKNDSVDDEGDEEEGFDAMEDTDDDLMSDDYDSDTSQKSHETRKKSKWFKDFFENLDGLSIEKINEPERQWHCTACRGGPGAIDWYRGLQPLITHAKTKGSKRVKIHREFAELLEEELRKRGSAVIPPGEVFGKWKGLKDEEKDHEIVWPPMVVIQNTRLEQDENDKWLGMGNQELLNYFSAYDAVKARHAYGPQGHRGLSVLIFEASAIGYLEAERLHKHFAEQGTDRDAWFSHHRRLFLPGGRRQLYGYMAIKEDLDFFNRHCQGKSRLKYDMRSYQEMVVNQLRQMNEDNQLLIYLKDRDAKKQKQTKALEESLGIVTEKLRRTMEENRIVRLRTKMQHEENKEEMYMQEEFFKEQIRIIHDSRAAKEEEFERMQQEKREKVKPSSTSPLNEEEGRVKVDEYLKFVEFQDKEMENFVAEEEKLRQAHKDNVDAMTRRHWEEKVQLEERFNEELAKLMEKYSLSHPEKSNGI, from the exons ATGCCAAGTCAACTTAAAGTTCACTTAGCTATCAGCCCTTTCGTTTTGCTTCACACAACAGCCGGCGATCGCCTTCGGATCTCTGAG AAAAGGAATTCAAAAAGAGGGTGTGAGAGACCTTTCACTATGGCAGACATTGGTGATTCTTCTTCCAAAGGGAAAAATGTATTGGAATCTCTTCCAAAAATTGAGCAATTAACTCAAGGTGTTGCTGATGTTAACATAGAGTCAGGACAAGATGATGGTGAATGGGTGGTATATGCAAAGAAGTCCAAGAATAGAGCCCGAAGCACAACTGTTAAACCATGGAGTCCTCCGGTTCATAATTCTAGACCCACTGGAAATACAAAGATGGCTCACAAGCCAGTTACTCGGAATGATGGAGGAGTTGGAAGGGCTTCTGGGAGTGGAAATCCTTGGCAGTCCCAAAATGCTAACTTCAAGAGACCTGCTGGCAGAGGAAATGGAAGGCCACAGTTAACTGCAAGTGAATCTGAAAGCAGCAATAATGTGACTTCTAATCCAGTCATTCGACCTCCCCTCGAGCATGGGTGGAATTGGCAATCTATATCTGGCTCCAAGCAGTCCAAGAGTGTTGATGATAGCCTGGTGAAGGGTGAAATTACAGAAGAGTCCCCTATGAAGAATGATAGTGTTGATGATGAAGGGGATGAAGAGGAAGGGTTTGATGCTATGGAAGATACGGATGATGATCTAATGAGTGATGATTATGATTCTGATACTAGTCAAAAGAGCCACGAGACTCGTAAGAAGAGCAAATGGTTTAAGGATTTCTTTGAGAACTTGGATGGCCTATCTATCGAAAAGATCAATGAACCGGAAAGGCAGTGGCACTGTACAGCTTGTCGAGGTGGTCCCGGTGCTATTGATTGGTACAGAGGACTGCAGCCTCTGATTACTCATGCCAAAACAAAGGGGTCAAAAAGGGTGAAGATCCATAGGGAGTTTGCTGAGCTTTTGGAAGAGGAACTGCGCAAAAGGGGCTCTGCAGTAATTCCACCTGGGGAAGTATTTGGTAAGTGGAAAGGTTTAAAAGATGAGGAGAAAGATCATGAAATAGTTTGGCCTCCGATGGTTGTCATTCAGAATACAAGGCTTGAACAGGATGAAAATGATAAg TGGCTAGGTATGGGTAACCAGGagcttcttaattattttagcgCATATGATGCTGTGAAAGCTCGACACGCTTATGGCCCCCAGGGTCATCGGGggttgagcgttttgatatttGAAGCATCAGCTATAGGTTATCTTGAGGCTGAGCGTCTACACAAGCACTTTGCAGAACAAGGAACTGACCGAGATGCTTGGTTTAGTCACCACCGTAGATTATTTCTCCCTGGTGGCCGGCGACAGCTCTATGGATACATGGCAATAAAAGAAGACCTGGACTTTTTCAACAGACATTGCCAAG GTAAATCTAGACTCAAATATGACATGAGATCATACCAGGAGATGGTTGTAAACCAACTTCGGCAAATGAATGAGGACAACCAGCTGCTTATTTATTTGAAGGACAGGGatgccaaaaaacaaaaacaaacaaaagctcTTGAAGAATCTTTGGGTATAGTGACTGAGAAGCTGCGAAGGACAATGGAAGAAAATCGCATTGTGAGGTTGAGAACTAAAATGCAACATGAAGAGAACAAGGAAGAG ATGTACATGCAAGAAGAATTTTTTAAGGAACAGATCAGAATCATTCATGATTCAAGGGctgcaaaggaagaagagttTGAGAGGATGCAGCAGGAGAAACGAGAGAAGGTGAAGCCGTCAAGTACTAGCCCTTTAAATGAAGAGGAAGGGAGAGTTAA GGTGGACGAATATCTAAAATTTGTTGAGTTTCAAGATAAAGAAATGGAAAACTTTGTTGCTGAAGAGGAGAAACTCCGTCAAGCTCATAAAGACAATGTTGATGCAATGACGCGGAGGCACTGGGAGGAAAAGGTGCAGTTGGAGGAAAGGTTTAATGAGGAGCTAGCCAAGCTCATGGAAAAGTATTCCCTATCTCACCCAGAAAAGTCCAATGGTATCTGA